The following coding sequences are from one Triticum dicoccoides isolate Atlit2015 ecotype Zavitan chromosome 4A, WEW_v2.0, whole genome shotgun sequence window:
- the LOC119290012 gene encoding uncharacterized protein LOC119290012 — MEFAISVVTNELVTRFICFPTNRYSCHACSDEKRLQRLQQLLLRVHTVVEEADGRYITNSGMLVQLKMLTDAMYRGYWAMGAFNYGSLKETLMADEEEEEMILSFLLQDSPTAATPAVLPIISGLVVGKKTLVAHVCKDERVCSHFSSIMRLNETDFYTIADRGSAMSGTGRILIVIEIDSDVDEKDWTTFYSYVASMDGRSKVIILSRLKKMEKFSQCPDI; from the exons ATGGAATTTGCCATATCTGTAGTAACAAATGAGCTCGTGACCCGATTCATCTGCTTCCCCACCAACAGGTATTCATGCCATGCATGCTCTGACGAGAAGCGTCTGCAGAGGCTGCAGCAACTGCTCCTGAGAGTTCACACCGTCGTCGAGGAGGCGGACGGGCGGTACATCACCAACTCTGGGATGCTGGTACAGCTCAAGATGCTCACAGACGCCATGTATCGAGGATACTGGGCGATGGGCGCGTTCAACTACGGATCCCTCAAGGAGACTCTtatggcggatgaggaggaggaggag ATGATCTTGAGCTTCCTCTTGCAAGACAGCCCTACTGCTGCCACGCCAGCCGTTCTTCCAATCATTAGCGGGCTTGTGGTGGGGAAGAAAACTTTGGTTGCGCATGTATGCAAGGATGAGAGGGTATGCTCACACTTCTCTTCAATTATGCGCTTGAATGAAACCGATTTTTATACAATAGCGGATAGAGGAAGTGCCATGTCAGGGACGGGGAGGATATTGATAGTTATTGAGATTGATTCAGATGTGGATGAAAAGGATTGGACCACATTTTATTCTTATGTGGCAAGCATGGATGGAAGAAGCAAAGTGATAATCTTAAGTAGGCTTAAAAAGATGGAGAAATTTTCTCAATGTCCTGACATATGA